A single window of Archangium gephyra DNA harbors:
- a CDS encoding DEAD/DEAH box helicase family protein: protein MTILMVESEGAPRGLQTLELASEYDTEENDLVVELYVPCFQQARQYDRAVGYFRASIYRELGEPLLDFVIRGGHVRVVCSPDMSERDEEAARGGYERRGQRPAEAIEADLVQVMEAMAGQPDEADCLDMLRLLIEKGALDLYVAVRPGGIYHRKIGLFADRHGNTVVFSGSGNETRPAISSHEEWGNDEEFDVFRSWGEPYERGKAERKGAYLERLFSGGTRGTQVRPLNQTERDVLMRFRSHRDFEDCRAGARKRARNDTVAEDGLYHYQKEAVRAWEAAGGRGLLAMATGLGKTITSLFAIRRLVEAGRPILILVPSSLLLEQWLKNLRTFLPDAPVLLAGGGYDWRADSSKRLFVGATALPRIVLATMQTAATEDFLEFFRQAKDPVLVVDEVHRLGSPTFRRILELPFAERLGLSATPQRLHDDEGNLALSRVFGERPVFELGLGDHVRLHSRSDERVPVLGHFLCPYDYDFEVVHLDSREQGEWDGFTREIQQLAARTSRLSHSQGALPQAARDKLRNLLIQRARIIKHAAGKPQVAETVLSTRYEPGGRWIVYCDDSAQLNLVTNALRRRLPQTTVLNYHSGLSSDERARVLEHFTEEASIIVAIRCLDEGVDLPRADGAVILASSSNPREYIQRRGRILRKAPGKERAHIVDTLVLPAAEREHDLRSDVILRSELARAYTFAMHSLNKDVLHRLWRLCERYELDLHADAQAGIEDEEMNDEHG, encoded by the coding sequence GTGACGATTCTCATGGTTGAATCAGAAGGCGCGCCGCGAGGGTTGCAGACGCTCGAGTTGGCCTCGGAGTACGACACCGAGGAGAATGACCTCGTCGTCGAGCTCTACGTGCCGTGTTTCCAGCAGGCGAGGCAGTATGACCGTGCGGTCGGGTACTTCCGTGCGAGCATCTACCGGGAGCTCGGTGAGCCCCTTCTCGACTTCGTCATCCGGGGAGGCCATGTCCGCGTCGTCTGCTCTCCCGACATGTCCGAGAGGGACGAGGAGGCCGCACGCGGTGGGTACGAGCGGCGTGGCCAGCGACCGGCAGAGGCCATCGAGGCGGATCTCGTCCAGGTGATGGAGGCCATGGCCGGGCAGCCGGACGAGGCGGACTGCCTCGACATGCTCCGCCTGCTCATCGAGAAGGGGGCACTGGACCTCTACGTCGCGGTGCGGCCGGGTGGGATCTACCACCGCAAGATCGGTTTGTTCGCGGATCGCCATGGGAACACGGTGGTCTTCTCCGGCTCTGGCAACGAGACGAGACCCGCCATCAGCTCACACGAGGAGTGGGGGAACGACGAGGAGTTCGACGTGTTCCGCAGCTGGGGTGAGCCGTACGAGCGCGGGAAGGCGGAGCGCAAGGGCGCCTACCTCGAGCGCCTGTTCAGTGGAGGGACTCGCGGAACCCAGGTCCGCCCACTGAATCAGACGGAACGCGACGTCCTCATGCGCTTCCGCTCGCACCGTGACTTCGAGGATTGCCGGGCGGGTGCTCGGAAACGGGCCAGGAACGACACCGTCGCAGAGGATGGCCTGTATCACTACCAGAAAGAGGCAGTGCGAGCCTGGGAGGCCGCGGGGGGCCGTGGCCTGCTGGCCATGGCGACGGGTCTGGGCAAGACCATCACGTCCTTGTTCGCCATTCGCCGCCTGGTCGAGGCCGGACGCCCGATCCTGATTCTCGTGCCGAGCAGCCTCTTGTTGGAGCAGTGGCTGAAGAACCTGCGCACCTTCCTTCCCGATGCGCCGGTCCTGCTCGCTGGGGGCGGTTACGATTGGCGAGCCGATTCCTCCAAGCGCCTGTTCGTCGGCGCGACGGCGCTGCCACGAATCGTTCTCGCCACGATGCAGACCGCCGCGACGGAGGATTTCCTCGAGTTCTTCCGGCAGGCGAAGGACCCGGTTCTCGTCGTGGACGAAGTGCACCGCCTTGGCAGTCCGACCTTCCGTCGCATTCTCGAGCTTCCGTTCGCGGAACGCCTTGGGCTCTCGGCAACGCCCCAACGGCTCCACGATGATGAAGGCAACCTCGCGTTGTCGCGCGTCTTCGGCGAGCGGCCCGTCTTCGAGCTCGGACTCGGAGACCACGTGCGGCTCCACAGCCGGAGCGATGAGCGCGTTCCCGTCCTCGGCCACTTCCTCTGCCCGTACGATTATGACTTCGAGGTCGTCCATCTCGACTCACGGGAGCAGGGCGAATGGGATGGCTTCACCCGTGAAATCCAGCAACTCGCCGCGCGGACTTCACGTCTGAGCCACTCCCAGGGCGCTCTTCCTCAAGCGGCGCGAGACAAGCTCCGCAATCTGCTCATCCAACGAGCGCGGATCATCAAACACGCCGCGGGCAAGCCTCAGGTGGCGGAAACCGTCCTCTCGACACGCTACGAGCCCGGTGGGCGCTGGATCGTCTATTGTGACGATTCGGCACAACTGAACCTCGTGACGAACGCGCTCCGTCGGAGGCTGCCGCAGACGACCGTGCTCAACTACCATTCCGGCTTGTCCTCGGATGAGCGGGCCCGGGTGCTTGAGCACTTCACGGAGGAGGCGAGCATCATCGTCGCCATCCGCTGTCTGGACGAAGGCGTGGATCTCCCCCGAGCGGATGGCGCGGTGATTCTCGCCTCTTCCTCCAACCCCCGGGAGTACATCCAACGTCGCGGCCGTATCCTCCGCAAGGCGCCAGGCAAGGAGCGGGCGCATATCGTGGATACGCTTGTCCTCCCCGCCGCTGAACGGGAGCATGACCTCCGCTCCGACGTCATCCTCCGCAGCGAACTCGCGCGTGCCTACACGTTCGCGATGCACTCTCTCAACAAGGACGTCCTACATCGGCTTTGGCGACTCTGCGAGCGCTACGAGCTCGACCTCCATGCGGACGCGCAAGCCGGTATCGAAGACGAGGAAATGAACGATGAGCATGGATGA